From a single Streptomyces sp. NBC_01294 genomic region:
- a CDS encoding PP2C family protein-serine/threonine phosphatase, with amino-acid sequence MSTSEIDFEAVFHALPGAVALLSPDLVFAEANDAYLALSGRTREQVVGRYLFDVFPDNPDDPAASGMRNVEASLRRVASTGESDSMALQRYDVEDPERPGVWEERYWSPVNVPVRGPDGAVAMALHRVEEVTALIHARGTRSGDKDRVLEAELYTRARELQDLNQRLREAHAREREIALHLQQSMLPAPGPLGHRAAVRYRPATGSLNVCGDWYDLIDLTDLPHRDHTAVAVGDVVGHGLHAAGVMGQLRSALSAASRVAAGPAQALEVLGLYARHVDGAESATAVSVFVDWAGHTLTYSSAGHPPPLLCHPDGTITFLDQATDPPLGARPEHVPRPQSQAAFTDGSTLVLYTDGLIERRHEDIDTGLHRLAESLTRHRTAAPEQLADALLADLIPPAGMTDDTALVVLRL; translated from the coding sequence GTGAGCACTTCCGAGATCGACTTCGAGGCGGTCTTTCATGCCTTGCCGGGCGCCGTTGCCCTGCTGAGCCCGGACCTGGTGTTCGCCGAAGCCAACGACGCCTACCTGGCGCTGTCGGGCCGCACGCGCGAGCAGGTGGTGGGCCGCTACCTATTCGACGTCTTCCCCGACAACCCCGACGACCCGGCTGCGAGCGGCATGCGCAACGTGGAGGCGTCCCTGCGCAGGGTCGCCTCCACCGGGGAAAGCGACAGCATGGCACTGCAGCGCTACGACGTGGAGGACCCCGAGCGGCCGGGGGTGTGGGAGGAGCGGTACTGGAGCCCGGTCAACGTCCCGGTGCGCGGTCCGGACGGCGCCGTGGCGATGGCGCTGCACCGGGTGGAGGAGGTCACCGCGCTCATCCACGCCCGCGGCACCCGCAGCGGCGATAAAGACCGGGTCCTGGAAGCAGAGCTCTACACCCGCGCCCGGGAACTCCAGGACCTCAACCAGCGCCTGCGCGAGGCCCACGCCCGCGAACGCGAAATCGCACTCCACCTCCAGCAGTCGATGCTGCCCGCACCCGGCCCGCTCGGCCACCGCGCAGCGGTGCGCTACCGGCCCGCCACCGGCTCCCTCAACGTCTGCGGCGACTGGTACGACCTGATCGACCTGACCGACCTGCCCCACCGCGACCACACCGCCGTCGCCGTCGGTGACGTCGTCGGCCACGGACTGCACGCCGCCGGCGTCATGGGCCAGCTTCGCAGCGCCCTGTCCGCCGCCTCCCGGGTGGCAGCCGGGCCCGCCCAGGCCCTTGAAGTGCTCGGCCTGTACGCCCGCCATGTCGACGGCGCGGAGTCCGCCACCGCCGTTTCGGTGTTCGTCGACTGGGCCGGCCACACCCTCACCTACAGCAGCGCCGGTCACCCGCCGCCCCTGCTCTGCCACCCGGACGGCACCATCACATTCCTCGACCAGGCGACCGACCCCCCACTGGGAGCCCGCCCCGAACACGTACCCCGCCCCCAGAGCCAGGCCGCCTTCACCGACGGCTCCACTCTCGTCCTCTACACCGACGGACTCATCGAGCGCCGCCACGAAGACATCGACACCGGCCTCCACCGGCTT